In the Triticum aestivum cultivar Chinese Spring chromosome 2B, IWGSC CS RefSeq v2.1, whole genome shotgun sequence genome, NNNNNNNNNNNNNNNNNNNNNNNNNNNNNNNNNNNNNNNNNNNNNNNNNNNNNNNNNNNNNNNNNNNNNNNNNNNNNNNNNNNNNNNNNNNNNNNNNNNNNNNNNNNNNNNNNNNNNNNNNNNNNNNNNNNNNNNNNNNNNNNNNNNNNNNNNNNNNNNNNNNNNNNNNNNNNNNNNNNNNNNNNNNNNNNNNNNNNNNNNNNNNNNNNNNNNNNNNNNNNNNNNNNNNNNNNNNNNNNNNNNNNNNNNNNNNNNNNNNNNNNNNNNNNNNNNNNNNNNNNNNNNNNNNNNNNNNNNNNNNNNNNNNNNNNNNNNNNNNNNNNNNNNNNNNNNNNNNNNNNNNNNNNNNNNNNNNNNNNNNNNNNNNNNNNNNNNNNNNNNNNNNNNNNNNNNNNNNNNNNNNNNNNNNNNNNNNNNNNNNNNNNNNNNNNNNNNNNNNNNNNNNNNNNNNNNNNNNNNNNNNNNNNNNNNNNNNNNNNNNNNNNNNNNNNNNNNNNNNNNNNNNNNNNNNNNNNNNNNNNNNNNNNNNNNNNNNNNNNNNNNNNNNNNNNNNNNNNNNNNNNNNNNNNNNNNNNNNNNNNNNNNNNNNNNNNNNNNNNNNNNNNNNNNNNNNNNNNNNNNNNNNNNNNNNNNNNNNNNNNNNNNNNNNNNNNNNNNNNNNNNNNNNNNNNNNNNNNNNNNNNNNNNNNNNNNNNNNNNNNNNNNNNNNNNNNNNNNNNNNNNNNNNNNNNNNNNNNNNNNNNNNNNNNNNNNNNNNNNNNNNNNNNNNNNNNNNNNNNNNNNNNNNNNNNNNNNNNNNNNNNNNNNNNNNNNNNNNNNNNNNNNNNNNNNNNNNNNNNNNNNNNNNNNNNNNNNNNNNNNNNNNNNNNNNNNNNNNNNNNNNNNNNNNNNNNNNNNNNNNNNNNNNNNNNNNNNNNNNNNNNNNNNNNNNNNNNNNNNNNNNNNNNNNNNNNNNNNNNNNNNNNNNNNNNNNNNNNNNNNNNNNNNNNNNNNNNNNNNNNNNNNNNNNNNNNNNNNNNNNNNNNNNNNNNNNNNNNNNNNNNNNNNNNNNNNNNNNNNNNNNNNNNNNNNNNNNNNNNNNNNNNNNNNNNNNNNNNNNNNNNNNNNNNNNNNNNNNNNNNNNNNNNNNNNNNNNNNNNNNNNNNNNNNNNNNNNNNNNNNNNNNNNNNNNNNNNNNNNNNNNNNNNNNNNNNNNNNNNNNNNNNNNNNNNNNNNNNNNNNNNNNNNNNNNNNNNNNNNNNNNNNNNNNNNNNNNNNNNNNNNNNNNNNNNNNNNNNNNNNNNNNNNNNNNNNNNNNNNNNNNNNNNNNNNNNNNNNNNNNNNNNNNNNNNNNNNNNNNNNNNNNNNNNNNNNNNNNNNNNNNNNNNNNNNNNNNNNNNNNNNNNNNNNNNNNNNNNNNNNNNNNNNNNNNNNNNNNNNNNNNNNNNNNNNNNNNNNNNNNNNNNNNNNNNNNNNNNNNNNNNNNNNNNNNNNNNNNNNNNNNNNNNNNNNNNNNNNNNNNNNNNNNNNNNNNNNNNNNNNNNNNNNNNNNNNNNNNNNNNNNNNNNNNNNNNNNNNNNNNNNNNNNNNNNNNNNNNNNNNNNNNNNNNNNNNNNNNNNNNNNNNNNNNNNNNNNNNNNNNNNNNNNNNNNNNNNNNNNNNNNNNNNNNNNNNNNNNNNNNNNNNNNNNNNNNNNNNNNNNNNNNNNNNNNNNNNNNNNNNNNNNNNNNNNNNNNNNNNNNNNNNNNNNNNNNNNNNNNNNNNNNNNNNNNNNNNNNNNNNNNNNNNNNNNNNNNNNNNNNNNNNNNNNNNNNNNNNNNNNNNNNNNNNNNNNNNNNNNNNNNNNNNNNNNNNNNNNNNNNNNNNNNNNNNNNNNNNNNNNNNNNNNNNNNNNNNNNNNNNNNNNNNNNNNNNNNNNNNNNNNNNNNNNNNNNNNNNNNNNNNNNNNNNNNNNNNNNNNNNNNNNNNNNNNNNNNNNNNNNNNNNNNNNNNNNNNNNNNNNNNNNNNNNNNNNNNNNNNNNNNNNNNNNNNNNNNNNNNNNNNNNNNNNNNNNNNNNNNNNNNNNNNNNNNNNNNNNNNNNNNNNNNNNNNNNNNNNNNNNNNNNNNNNNNNNNNNNNNNNNNNNNNNNNNNNNNNNNNNNNNNNNNNNNNNNNNNNNNNNNNNNNNNNNNNNNNNNNNNNNNNNNNNNNNNNNNNNNNNNNNNNNNNNNNNNNNNNNNNNNNNNNNNNNNNNNNNNNNNNNNNNNNNNNNNNNNNNNNNNNNNNNNNNNNNNNNNNNNNNNNNNNNNNNNNNNNNNNNNNNNNNNNNNNNNNNNNNNNNNNNNNNNNNNNNNNNNNNNNNNNNNNNNNNNNNNNNNNNNNNNNNNNNNNNNNNNNNNNNNNNNNNNNNNNNNNNNNNNNNNNNNNNNNNNNNNNNNNNNNNNNNNNNNNNNNNNNNNNNNNNNNNNNNNNNNNNNNNNNNNNNNNNNNNNNNNNNNNNNNNNNNNNNNNNNNNNNNNNNNNNNNNNNNNNNNNNNNNNNNNNNNNNNNNNNNNNNNNNNNNNNNNNNNNNNNNNNNNNNNNNNNNNNNNNNNNNNNNNNNNNNNNNNNNNNNNNNNNNNNNNNNNNNNNNNNNNNNNNNNNNNNNNNNNNNNNNNNNNNNNNNNNNNNNNNNNNNNNNNNNNNNNNNNNNNNNNNNNNNNNNNNNNNNNNNNNNNNNNNNNNNNNNNNNNNNNNNNNNNNNNNNNNNNNNNNNNNNNNNNNNNNNNNNNNNNNNNNNNNNNNNNNNNNNNNNNNNNNNNNNNNNNNNNNNNNNNNNNNNNNNNNNNNNNNNNNNNNNNNNNNNNNNNNNNNNNNNNNNNNNNNNNNNNNNNNNNNNNNNNNNNNNNNNNNNNNNNNNNNNNNNNNNNNNNNNNNNNNNNNNNNNNNNNNNNNNNNNNNNNNNNNNNNNNNNNNNNNNNNNNNNNNNNNNNNCCTCGTCCACGATGGTGACACGAACAAGCAAATCAAGCGCCTCCACAACAGCCAACATGCTTGGACGTTTCCCGGGGCTTGCGTGAAGGCACCTATATGCGACCATGCAAGCATCATGTGCCGTTGTCACCGGGTAAATGTCTTTCAACACCGGGTCCATGACCCTCCCTAGCTTGAGCGGGTCTCTCAGACGTGGTCGTAGGTTCCGCAGGTTCTGTTCTGAAGCACAGGCCAACCAGGACAACCTCTGCCCGGTTAGGATCTCTAGTaacaccactccgaagcagtacatGTCGCTCTTCTTGGTGAAGTCCCCGGACATGACGTACTCCGGCGCAGAGCCGTACCCACTTGTTATGAGTGTGTACACGTTAGGATCGTCACCTTTCCCGTATTTTCTGGCGAACCACAGGTCTGATAGCTTGACATTGTTATACTGAAGTGTACACAGAGTAAAAATCATTAGCGAGTGTATGTTGGGTCTAGCCAGGTAATAGTGGCAATCGATGGTCTTTCTAGTGGCCCTGCTGATAAAATGCTTAATTACAATGTCCGTGACTCTTTCAGTGCATAAACGAAAATACGAAGTTCTTGTGAAATGGAAAAGAATCGTGATTGCAAAAGTAAATTAAGAAACCTATCCCTAGAACCACTTCTTTATGATTAAGTATAGTTTtgactgtgtgcatcttagttatgtagAGGCCGGGTATTGCTAATCATGCTTTGTATCTGCTTCATGTTACATTTGAGTTAATAAAAAGCGCCCTTTATTGAAAAATTGTTGCCCGCTCCTCTCGTGTTAGGTGGTTGTTTCTTTCTTTCCAATCGTTGCCTAGTGGGCACGGTCAACCAGACAAAACATGTTTATTGTGTTGTACTATCAATTTTATTTCAATGAAATTAGGGTGCAAAGTTTATTTCATCAAAAAATTGTTATCCTCTCAAAATTCCATGCATATGGACTAAATAAACAATCACTAAAAAAGAGGAAGAGTAAGATGTTGGAGGCGTTAAATTTGACGGAGATCAGTCGCTTCTCTTCACCATGGAGGGACAACAACCCTTTCGCGGTAGCTAGAGCAATGCTTAACCGTGTTGACCATGACAACACAACACGAATATCTAAAACATATGATACATGATATTATTTTGCCAATAGATATCACATGAAATTGTTTTGCAGGTACAAATCACTGGAAAATTAACTTGATCCATTTCAATTCTTGCAGAAATCATTAATCATGAATCATGCTCTGCACACATCACAGATCACTTTCAAAAGGAGTAGTACTAGTTTTGTAAATGTGGGTTAATTAAAGTCAAGGCGTTAATTGGGAGGTTTCGTGCGTACTGACTTACCACTGGAGAGGTAGTTTGCCAAGCTGCCATGGCCCATTAGCTCGTAGACGAGAAGCCTGTGCAGCCCCTCGTAGCAGTAGCCGATCATCTTCACCAGGCTCGGCTGCCGCGGCTGCAGCTCCCCCAGGAATATCGAATCTTTCTAATCACAGAGAAGGAAGTTGATTAGAGATACTATTCACTAACAGAACACGTACATCGATCTACCTACATACCAGATGTTCCTCGGAGTGGTAGTCGTCAGCACGCACTCTCTTGACGGCGACTGGCTGCGCCGGGAGTCCCAGCCGGATGCCGTCCTCGAGGGATCCCCTGTACACCGTCCCGAAACTGCCGCTGCCGATTTTGTTTCTTGAGGCGAACCCTCCGGTCGCGGCGCTCAGCTCCGCAAAGGTGAACCTGTGCAGGTTGGAGTTGGGCGACACAGGCGCCGGCACCGGCAACTGATCCTCCTTGATGGCGGCGTCGGTAAGCAGATCGAGCGCCTTCACGACGTCCGACATGTCTGGCCTGTCCTCGGGTTTGACATGGAGACACTTGTATGTGACCAGGGCAGCCTTGTGTGCGGCTGCCACTGGGTAGATGCCCTTCAATGCTTTATCCATGATCCCTGCCAGTTTAACCGGGTCTTCGAGATTCGGCCGCGCGTACTCCAGCAGGTCTCGCTCCTCCTTGACGGGTCTTTTCATGTCTACCCACTTCATCCCTGTGATCAGAATCTCCAACAACACCAccccgaagctgtacacgtcgcaTTTCGGGGTGAGACTGCCGGACATGACGTACTCCGGTGCGCTGCCGTGCGGTGTTCCTAGGCGCGAGCGCGTGGTGGTGACCGAGCCGTCGCTCGCTCTCGTGTCAAGCCTCAGGCCGAGAGCGAGATCTTGGCATTGTTATCCTGGAGAAGGAGCATAAACTATTAGCCGGTTGTGTCCTCCCAAGTTGCGTAGTTAACATTTAACAAGGGCGAGAGATGCAGAATGGTCTCCTACCGAGTCCAGTAGGATGTCGGAGGCATTGAATTCGCCGCAGATCAATGGCTTCTCCGCGCCGTGGAGGGACACCAGCCCTTTCGCCGTAGCTAAGACGATGCTTAGTCTGGTTGACCATGGCAGCACGGGACGGTAAAAAGCTGAAATTTGCATCACATGAAATGAATTCATTTCGATGTCATTTTCTGATTCGCACATATGGGGAATTGGGGATAGAGTCAACGCTAGGAGGGCTCCTTGTGTGCGTACGTACGCTTGAAGAAGTAGTCGTCCAAGCTGCCATGGGCCATGAGCTCGTAGACGAGGAGCCTGTGCTCCTCCTCGCAGCAGTAGCCGATCGATCATCCTCACCAGGCAGGGATGCCGCAGCTGCAGCTCCCCGAGGAACATCGCCTCCTTCTGATCACACGGTAGCCGAGAGATGGAGATGGAGTACATCTGATCAATGTGAAATTGGGGGCTGACATCGAGGAGTAGGTATGTACCACCATTCCCTCGACGCAGTTGTCGACCCGCCACCGTGTCCGCTTGACGGCGACGGGCTGCGCCGGGAGCCCCGGCCGGACACCGTCCTCGATGAATCCCCTGTACGCCGTCCCGAACTCGCCGCTGCCGATTTGGTTGCAGCAGGCGAACCCCTCGGTTGCCGCGCACAGCTCCGCGAACGTGAAGGCGTGCAGGTTGGAGTTGGACGCCGCCAGCGACAGGTCGTTGTTCCTGACGATCGGCGGTGGCTGCTCCGCCAACCCGCCGCTTGCTGGGACGTTCTCCCCAGCCGCCATGGTCCAGCCGAGGCAACCGTCGAGGAGTGACCTCCACGACGACGAAGACGCCGTCGACTTCCTTGAAGCAGCCTTGGAACCGGACCCCATAGTTAGCCCGCGCGGCACCCACGCAGCTACTAGCTTGCAAGTTGCAAGTGATGCCTTATAGCAtatttttctcgaatatgcacgagtgtgcatatcattCATTAAAAAAGGGAGGGGAGAGAACCCCAAATCCACATTACAAGCTTATTTACATGCGGACCTCGTCCAACACCACCCCACACTTGACACAACTACTCGCTAGTACCCCACGCTTCCTGCTCTACTTCGAACCCTACATTGTGTCCTTTGAACAATCCCGCCTTCGCCCATAGCCTACCTTCCTCCTGTATGCGTTGTATGGTTCGTGGAACCGACGGCCTCTCCCCATTAAAGATCACGTCATTCCGCTGTTTCCAGATCATCCACATCCCAAGAAGGCATTTGGCTTTGTGCGCACGCCCGCTGTCTGAGTTTCCGTCTTGCCTTGTCGACCATTGTTCTAGCGGTTCATTTTGCCTCGGCTCAATGTCCACTCTCTCCGTAAGTCGGCCCATTGTCGACCAAATCTGCCTCGCGAATACACACTCCATCAACAAGTGCTGCATGGTTTCATCATGTTGGTTGCACAACGGGCATGTGTCCTGGTGGGGTAGTCCACGTCGGGCGAGCCTATCCGAAGTCCAGCATCTGTTCCTTATCGCCAGCCAGGAGAAGAACCGGCATCGCCTTGGCGCCTTAGTCTGCCAGGTAAACACGGCAGTTGGGGACACCTCTCTCCCCATGTACCGAGCCGCATATGTCATACGAGCCGAGAACTCTCCATTCTGCTCCCACATCCACCTCACCGTGTCTTCCATCTCATCAGCAAGTTGCACTTCCGCCACCTTTGGCCAAAGATTTAGAAATTCGTCCAGAGCCTCCGGTGGTAGGTCAGTTCCAACGTCGTTGGCCCAGTTGTTGTTGCGTATTGCATCCGCCACCAGCTTCGACTGGCGCACTCTCTTCGTGACTAGACTGTAGATTCGCGGGGCCAGCTCAGACACCCGAAAACCGTCGATCCATCTATCCTCCCAAAAAAGTGTTTTTCTGCCATTGCCTATCATTGTCCGCGCAGCTGCATGCACCAAAGCTTGCGAGTCAGCTGGCACCACGATGGAGAATTCTGCCCAGGGCCTTTCCTTGTCCACCTTTTGAAGCCATGGCCATCTTGCCCGTAGTGCTTTATTCATCCAAAACAGGTTGGGTAGCCCTAGTCCGCCTGTCCATTTGGGCGTACATACTTCGTCCCATGCAACCGCACAAGACCCACCACTTGCTTCATTCTTTCCACACCACAGGAAGCTTCTGCAGATCTTGGTTAGCGCCACTAAAGTTTTCCTTGGCAGGTCCAGAGCCAGCATCGAGTGCACCGGGATGGCACATAGTACCGATTGGATCAACAGCAGTCTACTACTCTTTGGCAGCATAGCTGCTTTCCACATTGGTAGGCATCAGCAACTTTGTCCACCAGATGTTGAAGTTGCGCCGCGGTGGGTTTCCTTATCGTTAGTGGCATCCCCAGATACTTGCACGGGAATGAGGCATTGGCACAGCCCAAGGAAGAGGAGACCAGATCCATCTCCTCCTGAGAGCATCGAATCGGTAAGGAGACACTCTTGGCCATGTTGACAACAAGGTCGGAGGCCTGCCCAAATAGCGCAAGTATATGTCGGCACATCCTTGTTTCCAGCTCATTGGGTTTGAAGAACACCACTACATCATCCGCGAACATAGATACACGCTGTTGCAAGCCGTTCCATGCCAGTGGCTCCAACAAACCTCTGTCCATGGCATACTTGAACATGGCCCTGAGAGGCTCCATGCACAGAATGAAGAGCATAGGCGATAGCGGATCACCTTGTCGTAGACCCTGACACGCCAGAATCAGTTTGCCAGGTATGCCATTCACCATGATCCTTGTGGAGGAAGTTGCTAGCAGCCCACAGATCCATGCAATCCATTTTTCTCCAAATCCAAAGCGCCGCAGTACCTCGATGACAAAAGGCCAACTGATCGAGTCAAAAGCTTTGGTAATGTCCAACTTCAGAAGAACCGTTGGGGATTTCAACACATGTAGACGACGTGCCATGCACTGAACAAGAATGAAGTTGTCATGCAAGGAACGCCCCTTAACGAACGCACTTTGGTGTTGCCCGATGAGCTTTGGAAGATCCTCCACCAGTCTagttgccagaactttgtcaaaggTTTTGACTGGTCCACTAATGAGGCTCACCGGCCAGTACTCCCTGATGTCCATTGCGCCAGCCTTCTTTGGTAATAGCGTGACCAGAGCCTTGTTGATTGTAGCCATGCCCCGCATATCCTCCCTATGAAACTGCTCAAGCGCCCTCATGAAATCCACCCTCA is a window encoding:
- the LOC123040741 gene encoding serine/threonine-protein kinase RIPK-like — protein: MSGSLTPKCDVYSFGVVLLEILITGMKWVDMKRPVKEERDLLEYARPNLEDPVKLAGIMDKALKGIYPVAAAHKAALVTYKCLHVKPEDRPDMSDVVKALDLLTDAAIKEDQLPVPAPVSPNSNLHRFTFAELSAATGGFASRNKIGSGSFGTVYRGSLEDGIRLGLPAQPVAVKRVRADDYHSEEHLKDSIFLGELQPRQPSLVKMIGYCYEGLHRLLVYELMGHGSLANYLSSV